One segment of Paenibacillus sp. FSL R7-0337 DNA contains the following:
- a CDS encoding SDR family NAD(P)-dependent oxidoreductase — MELKGKVGLVTGGGTGIGRATSLMLAERGAAVIVNYSRSQSEAEETVHWIKDKGGRAMAVQADVSRNKEVEAMVQTAVQQFGTIDLLVNNASITRHIAMDDLATVTEEIWDNLFDVNVKGMFYCARAVAPFMKENNLGAIVNVGSIAGQTGLGSSLPYAVTKSAVHGLTKSLARALAPAIRVNCVVPGAVATRWWDGREEQMKRLAPHLLLQQISTPRDIAQLICAALEQEAMTGQIITVDSGQTL; from the coding sequence ATGGAATTGAAAGGTAAGGTAGGCCTTGTTACAGGGGGCGGTACGGGAATCGGAAGGGCAACAAGTCTCATGCTGGCTGAACGGGGGGCGGCCGTTATTGTGAATTATTCACGTTCCCAATCCGAAGCGGAAGAAACCGTTCATTGGATCAAAGATAAAGGCGGGCGGGCTATGGCCGTACAAGCTGATGTTTCCCGGAACAAGGAGGTAGAAGCCATGGTTCAGACCGCTGTACAACAATTCGGTACAATCGATCTGCTCGTGAACAATGCCAGCATCACCAGACATATTGCGATGGATGATTTAGCAACAGTAACGGAGGAGATATGGGATAACCTGTTCGATGTGAACGTGAAGGGGATGTTCTACTGCGCGAGGGCTGTCGCTCCCTTTATGAAGGAGAATAACCTGGGGGCGATTGTAAATGTTGGGAGTATTGCCGGGCAGACAGGACTAGGCTCATCGCTTCCCTATGCTGTAACCAAATCAGCAGTTCATGGACTTACGAAGTCCTTAGCCCGGGCTCTAGCTCCAGCTATTCGGGTTAACTGTGTCGTGCCGGGAGCTGTTGCAACCAGATGGTGGGACGGAAGGGAAGAACAAATGAAGCGGTTGGCCCCCCATCTTCTGCTGCAGCAGATTTCAACGCCCCGAGATATCGCCCAACTGATCTGTGCTGCTCTGGAACAGGAAGCAATGACCGGCCAGATCATAACCGTGGACAGCGGTCAAACCTTATAA
- a CDS encoding four-helix bundle copper-binding protein, translating into MTHEQLQECIDECLRCMQACNYCYKSCLKEESVDMMKDCIRLDRECADICAFTAQALTQHSTYSTDLCRLCADACERCGNECGKHHHSAHCQKCAEACFRCAEICRKMIA; encoded by the coding sequence ATGACACATGAACAGTTACAGGAGTGTATTGATGAATGTCTGCGTTGTATGCAAGCTTGCAATTACTGCTACAAATCTTGTTTGAAGGAAGAATCCGTTGATATGATGAAGGATTGCATCCGTCTTGACCGGGAGTGTGCGGATATCTGTGCCTTCACTGCTCAGGCTTTGACTCAACACAGCACCTATTCCACGGATCTCTGTAGACTGTGTGCTGATGCATGTGAGCGATGTGGTAACGAATGCGGCAAACACCATCATTCGGCTCATTGCCAGAAATGCGCTGAAGCCTGTTTCCGGTGTGCTGAGATTTGCCGTAAGATGATCGCTTAA
- a CDS encoding alpha-L-arabinofuranosidase C-terminal domain-containing protein — translation MALLFINAGRKLSTINKNIYGHFAEHLGNGIYNGIYVGEDSTIPNVRGIRSDVVEALRKIQVPVLRWPGGCFAEYYNWKDGVGPDRKRIVNAGWGAVVEDNSFGTHEFLDLCEQVGCSPYIAANVGSGTPREVSEWIEYMTFSGDSPMADWRRQNGWDQPWKVEFVGIGNENWACGGNMRPEYYADVYRRFETYVRNYGESKLYRIACGANGGDYEWTEVLMKQAGKQMDGLSLHYYTMPGFYDTEEYPWEQKGPAVGFDAGSYYRTLRRALYTDELIRRHKSVMDQYDPQGRVSIIMDEWGTWHQVEPGMNPAFLFQQNTMRDAIVAAVSLNIFNSHSDRVHMANLAQMVNVLQAVILTEGDKLLLTPTYHVFDLFKGHQDATLIESYVQQQQQTGPEEALVPALHVSASERADGKVHVTLANLSMDEAQPTKWKLDGKTFYNASIRYISGDMNSHNTFGLPPQVEIQALPDIKIQDNSLELSLPACCVAEIILD, via the coding sequence ATGGCGTTATTGTTCATTAATGCAGGACGGAAACTTTCAACCATTAACAAAAACATCTACGGGCACTTTGCGGAACATCTGGGTAACGGAATTTATAATGGTATTTATGTCGGAGAAGACAGTACGATCCCCAATGTCCGGGGAATACGAAGCGATGTGGTGGAAGCCCTCCGGAAGATCCAGGTGCCTGTGCTTCGCTGGCCCGGAGGCTGCTTTGCCGAATACTATAACTGGAAGGATGGAGTCGGACCGGACCGCAAACGCATTGTGAATGCCGGTTGGGGCGCTGTCGTGGAGGATAACTCCTTCGGTACGCATGAATTTCTCGACCTCTGCGAGCAGGTCGGATGCTCGCCTTATATTGCCGCTAATGTCGGCTCCGGTACCCCCCGGGAGGTTAGCGAATGGATTGAATATATGACCTTCAGCGGTGACTCCCCTATGGCGGATTGGAGACGGCAGAACGGCTGGGACCAACCCTGGAAGGTGGAATTCGTAGGGATCGGCAACGAGAACTGGGCTTGCGGCGGAAATATGCGGCCGGAATACTATGCAGATGTGTATAGACGCTTTGAGACTTATGTTCGGAATTATGGCGAATCCAAGCTGTACCGGATTGCCTGCGGCGCGAATGGCGGCGATTATGAATGGACCGAGGTTCTAATGAAGCAAGCCGGTAAGCAGATGGATGGACTTTCACTGCACTATTATACGATGCCTGGTTTTTATGACACTGAAGAATACCCGTGGGAGCAGAAGGGCCCCGCCGTCGGATTTGATGCCGGAAGCTATTACCGCACCTTGCGCCGGGCATTGTATACCGATGAGTTAATCCGCAGACATAAAAGCGTAATGGATCAATATGATCCGCAGGGGCGTGTGAGCATTATTATGGATGAATGGGGCACCTGGCACCAGGTGGAGCCGGGCATGAATCCGGCGTTCTTGTTCCAGCAGAATACGATGCGTGACGCGATCGTTGCGGCTGTGTCACTGAATATTTTTAACAGCCACAGCGATCGTGTACACATGGCCAATCTCGCGCAGATGGTCAATGTACTCCAAGCTGTGATTCTGACCGAAGGAGACAAGCTGCTCTTGACCCCTACTTATCATGTATTTGACCTTTTTAAAGGGCATCAGGACGCTACGTTAATCGAGAGCTATGTGCAGCAGCAACAACAGACTGGTCCGGAAGAAGCTCTGGTCCCCGCTCTGCATGTCAGTGCCTCTGAACGGGCAGACGGCAAGGTTCATGTCACGCTGGCTAACCTCTCCATGGATGAAGCTCAGCCAACCAAATGGAAGCTGGACGGTAAGACTTTCTATAATGCCTCCATCCGCTACATCAGCGGCGATATGAACAGCCATAATACATTCGGGCTGCCGCCTCAGGTGGAAATCCAAGCGCTGCCGGACATTAAGATACAGGATAATTCCCTGGAGCTCTCCCTGCCTGCCTGTTGTGTTGCAGAGATTATTTTGGATTGA
- a CDS encoding TetR/AcrR family transcriptional regulator: protein MPKKFSEIEKTQIKQKLLDSARSLFTRYGIKKTSVEDLTKGAGIAVGTFYAFYQSKEELFFELLEVEESEIRAALFENAADRPLNKEYFKSFLLESFKLMSENPIVQQILLAEQYEALIRKVPPERLERNYHQDQDFFYPFIEKWQAEGLLIKSPPALIVSMIRSLVLLSLHRREIGESVYEDTLELLISTIAEGLFIREEHYRND from the coding sequence ATGCCAAAAAAATTCAGTGAAATCGAAAAAACTCAGATTAAACAAAAGTTACTCGACTCTGCAAGAAGCCTCTTTACCCGTTATGGAATTAAGAAAACCAGTGTAGAGGATTTAACAAAAGGGGCAGGTATTGCAGTAGGTACCTTCTATGCCTTTTACCAGTCTAAGGAGGAACTTTTTTTCGAGCTTCTGGAAGTTGAAGAAAGCGAAATAAGGGCTGCTCTTTTTGAGAATGCCGCAGATAGGCCTCTAAATAAAGAGTACTTTAAGTCATTTTTACTGGAGTCTTTCAAGCTCATGTCAGAAAATCCGATCGTTCAACAAATATTACTGGCCGAACAATATGAAGCCTTAATTCGTAAAGTTCCCCCGGAGCGCTTAGAACGTAATTACCACCAGGATCAGGACTTCTTTTATCCCTTTATAGAGAAATGGCAGGCAGAAGGTTTGCTTATAAAAAGTCCTCCCGCGCTAATCGTTAGTATGATTCGTTCACTCGTATTGCTCTCTCTGCATAGACGGGAAATCGGCGAGAGTGTATATGAGGATACGCTTGAACTGCTTATATCTACCATAGCTGAAGGTTTATTCATAAGAGAGGAGCATTATCGTAATGATTAG
- a CDS encoding ATP-binding protein gives MKNNRIALKLGFIIISVFLIVLMFLGLTIDRLFTSFYFDRMQTENEELGSHFALMAQSDSTSGEMMKTFAEFSNVSIFNVNAKSEVILHSGTHDSSDRNMIRSAELDRIFAGEKVNFLYTGPSGIRYFVSVQPIYEQDAVSSALYVMSSTETMEQSLLELRNPLILSGIGAFLLALGITWIIAQYLSRPLLMMQQATRKIAAGDLETRLDMKSKDELGSLAHAINDLAADLQRYRDTRQEFLANISHELRTPITYLEGYTQVLRQELYETAEEKDKYLEIIHDEALRLRHLVEDLFDLAKMEEGKINLQLDGVNLSDLTQQVVRKAELKSTEKGLSLKYNETGTMRKLLADKKRMEQIILNLLENAVRYTEKGEINVSLTYTSSAVLLVVEDSGIGIPEEEIPYIFERFYRVEKSRSRQYGGTGLGLSIVKKLVELQGGQIIVTSQADQGTRFEIQFIQQPSR, from the coding sequence ATGAAAAATAACCGTATCGCGTTAAAATTAGGATTTATCATTATTTCGGTGTTTCTTATCGTATTAATGTTCCTGGGTTTGACGATAGACCGTTTATTCACAAGTTTTTATTTCGACCGAATGCAAACGGAGAATGAGGAATTAGGTTCTCATTTTGCCCTTATGGCTCAATCGGATAGTACTTCCGGTGAGATGATGAAGACATTTGCCGAATTCTCGAATGTCAGTATTTTTAATGTTAACGCCAAAAGTGAGGTCATTCTGCACTCAGGAACGCATGATTCTTCCGACCGGAATATGATTCGAAGCGCAGAGCTGGATAGAATCTTTGCAGGAGAGAAAGTCAATTTTTTATATACCGGACCTTCCGGAATTCGTTACTTCGTGTCCGTACAACCGATCTACGAACAAGATGCAGTGAGCTCCGCTCTGTATGTCATGTCCTCCACTGAGACAATGGAACAGTCACTACTTGAGCTCCGTAATCCTTTGATCTTGTCAGGAATTGGTGCTTTTCTATTGGCTCTTGGTATTACATGGATTATCGCTCAGTATTTATCGCGGCCTTTACTTATGATGCAGCAGGCTACACGGAAGATCGCAGCAGGGGACCTGGAAACGCGTCTTGATATGAAGAGTAAGGATGAATTGGGCAGCTTGGCACATGCGATTAACGATCTTGCCGCAGATCTTCAGCGATACCGGGATACAAGGCAAGAATTCCTCGCGAATATTTCTCATGAACTCCGGACACCGATTACCTATTTGGAAGGCTACACTCAGGTGCTTCGGCAGGAACTTTATGAAACTGCAGAAGAAAAAGACAAGTACCTGGAAATCATTCATGACGAGGCATTACGGTTGCGGCACTTAGTCGAGGATCTGTTTGATTTAGCGAAAATGGAAGAAGGGAAGATTAATCTGCAGCTGGACGGGGTGAATCTGTCCGATTTGACACAACAGGTGGTGCGAAAAGCGGAGCTCAAGTCAACAGAAAAAGGGCTTAGCCTGAAATACAACGAAACCGGTACGATGAGAAAGCTGCTCGCAGATAAAAAGCGGATGGAGCAGATCATCCTTAATCTTTTGGAGAATGCTGTCCGTTATACCGAAAAAGGCGAAATTAACGTCTCCCTTACATATACCAGCAGTGCAGTGCTTTTAGTCGTGGAGGACTCAGGGATCGGCATTCCGGAAGAGGAAATTCCATACATTTTCGAACGGTTTTACCGGGTGGAAAAGTCGAGATCACGCCAATATGGAGGAACGGGCTTAGGACTCTCCATAGTGAAAAAACTGGTTGAATTACAGGGCGGGCAAATTATAGTAACCAGTCAGGCAGATCAAGGTACACGGTTTGAAATTCAGTTTATCCAGCAGCCATCACGTTAG
- a CDS encoding TrkH family potassium uptake protein, which translates to MLSKKYLVFTRKLSLSSSRIILLGFVITIFIGTIMLSLPVSSSTGASVGWLNALFTSTSAVCVTGLVVLDTGTDFSTFGQIIILLLIQIGGLGFMTFSVLIAVIMGKKIGLKERLLIQQSSNSIETQGVVRLSLSIVLISFIFETLGALLLTLRWASELGVGKALYYGIFHSISAFNNAGFALWSDSLSRYVGDPLVNLVISFLFIIGGIGFIVILDLYRKRSWKALSFHTKIVLITSGALCVAGFLFIFGMELFNTRTFSTLSWSERIWAGYFQGVVTRTAGFNSIDIGAMLPASQFFMIFLMFIGASSGSTGGGIKTTTFAVLMLSVFSTTKGNEDVHLLKKRIPQDLVSRSLAVMTISLGVVLGATFLLTMTEYTRHTDILALLFETTSAFGTVGMSMGLTPNLSSMGKYIIIVTMYIGRLGPLTLAFALAQKTVKQKYRYPEDKLLIG; encoded by the coding sequence ATGTTGTCAAAAAAGTACCTTGTATTCACTCGAAAGCTGAGTCTATCTTCCTCAAGAATTATTCTTTTAGGTTTCGTTATAACGATTTTTATCGGGACTATTATGTTGTCCTTGCCGGTATCCTCATCAACCGGAGCTAGTGTGGGATGGCTAAATGCGTTGTTTACCTCAACCTCAGCTGTGTGTGTTACTGGACTAGTGGTGCTGGATACAGGAACGGATTTCTCAACTTTTGGACAGATCATTATCTTGCTCCTCATTCAAATCGGGGGGTTAGGATTTATGACATTTAGCGTTCTGATTGCCGTAATTATGGGGAAGAAGATTGGTCTGAAGGAGCGCCTGCTCATCCAGCAATCCTCTAACTCTATTGAAACACAAGGGGTAGTCCGGTTATCACTGAGCATTGTGCTGATCTCATTTATCTTCGAAACACTTGGGGCTCTATTATTGACCTTACGATGGGCAAGTGAGCTGGGGGTAGGCAAGGCCTTGTATTATGGAATATTTCATTCAATCTCAGCCTTTAATAACGCCGGTTTTGCCTTGTGGTCAGATAGTTTAAGCCGTTATGTGGGTGATCCGTTAGTCAACCTTGTCATTTCATTTTTGTTCATCATCGGTGGAATCGGATTTATTGTTATATTGGATCTGTACCGGAAGAGAAGTTGGAAGGCGCTCTCTTTTCACACCAAAATTGTACTGATTACCTCCGGAGCACTTTGCGTAGCCGGGTTTCTGTTCATATTTGGTATGGAGCTTTTTAACACCAGAACATTTAGTACACTCTCTTGGAGTGAACGAATCTGGGCCGGATACTTCCAGGGAGTAGTCACCCGCACAGCAGGCTTCAATTCTATTGATATTGGCGCGATGCTACCGGCATCCCAATTTTTTATGATCTTTCTGATGTTTATCGGAGCTTCATCTGGTTCGACAGGAGGGGGGATCAAAACGACTACCTTTGCTGTACTCATGTTAAGCGTCTTCTCGACTACTAAGGGAAACGAAGATGTGCATCTCCTGAAAAAACGCATACCCCAAGACCTTGTTTCCAGATCACTGGCAGTGATGACCATTTCGTTAGGGGTGGTTCTTGGAGCAACGTTTCTGCTGACGATGACTGAATATACCCGCCATACAGATATTCTGGCTCTTCTGTTTGAAACAACATCAGCCTTTGGAACGGTGGGCATGTCCATGGGCTTAACACCTAATCTATCCTCGATGGGGAAGTATATCATCATTGTTACCATGTATATTGGGCGGCTTGGTCCTTTAACCTTAGCCTTTGCCTTGGCGCAAAAAACTGTAAAGCAGAAGTATCGGTATCCAGAGGATAAATTGCTTATTGGTTAG
- a CDS encoding response regulator transcription factor: MSKLQILIVDDEWNMRNLLRIYLMKEGFEIKEASTGQEALMLVRAHSFDVIILDVMLPDMDGWQICKRVRDLVTTPVLFLSARTETKDKVKGLGIGADDYLTKPFDPEELLARVFSLIRRSVMNQEVIPQSSRMLHYPDLVIIPEAREVRVCDEFVDFTQKEFDLLMAFTQNIHKAFTREELVERLWGYDFEGEFRVVDTHIKNIREKMHLAGLKYNPIQTVWGGGYKFNVPGEANEK, encoded by the coding sequence GTGTCTAAACTCCAGATATTAATTGTAGATGATGAATGGAATATGAGAAATTTACTGCGGATTTATTTAATGAAAGAAGGTTTTGAGATTAAAGAAGCTTCCACGGGACAAGAAGCCTTAATGTTGGTCCGAGCTCATTCCTTCGATGTCATTATTCTCGATGTAATGCTGCCTGATATGGATGGTTGGCAAATCTGCAAGCGTGTCAGAGATCTTGTGACTACACCGGTATTATTCCTGTCAGCACGAACAGAGACGAAAGATAAGGTTAAGGGCCTCGGTATCGGAGCGGATGATTACCTGACCAAGCCCTTCGATCCGGAAGAATTACTGGCCCGAGTGTTCTCATTGATCCGCAGATCAGTGATGAACCAAGAGGTAATCCCTCAATCGTCGCGCATGCTTCATTATCCGGACCTCGTAATCATACCGGAAGCCCGTGAAGTCCGGGTTTGTGATGAATTTGTAGACTTCACCCAAAAAGAATTCGATTTATTGATGGCTTTTACGCAGAATATTCACAAAGCATTTACAAGAGAAGAATTAGTGGAACGGCTATGGGGCTATGATTTTGAAGGTGAATTCAGGGTCGTTGATACGCATATCAAAAACATTAGAGAAAAGATGCATCTGGCTGGTTTGAAATACAACCCAATCCAAACGGTATGGGGGGGTGGTTATAAATTTAATGTTCCGGGAGAGGCTAATGAAAAATAA
- a CDS encoding LysR family transcriptional regulator produces the protein MDLKTLKTFHLIVQYGSFNRAAQEMNYAQSTVTMQIQKLESELGVKLIERGKEIRLTEAGRLFHEQSLQITKNMEYLQTSLSNLKSGDSGHIRIGVTEPTASYRLPGVLRNFMTEHPNVRISVEISNTPTLKERVLQGEIDFALSTVPDLGSELHFEPLFQEEFAVLMPENHPLAQKEVIVPEEFQGYRLLITSATCPYRRKLEMVLQESGNLMLDTMEIGSMTALKHYVENGLGIALVPKIMIEPETSGTTVRMVSGSLISMTFGILCKASAYPLQLASGKLYQQLKLDLKE, from the coding sequence GTGGATCTGAAAACATTAAAAACATTCCATTTGATTGTGCAATACGGGAGCTTTAACCGCGCAGCCCAGGAAATGAATTATGCCCAATCAACCGTCACGATGCAAATACAAAAGCTTGAGTCTGAACTGGGCGTTAAGCTAATAGAACGCGGTAAAGAAATCCGCTTGACGGAAGCAGGCAGGCTGTTCCATGAGCAGAGCTTACAAATTACCAAAAATATGGAGTACCTTCAGACCAGTTTATCCAACTTGAAATCAGGCGATTCAGGACATATACGCATAGGGGTAACGGAACCAACGGCTAGTTATCGTTTACCTGGTGTTCTGAGGAATTTTATGACCGAGCATCCGAATGTCCGCATTTCCGTGGAAATTTCAAACACTCCAACCCTTAAGGAGCGGGTCCTCCAGGGAGAAATTGATTTTGCGCTTTCTACGGTACCTGACTTGGGCTCGGAGCTACATTTCGAGCCTCTATTCCAGGAAGAGTTCGCCGTATTGATGCCCGAGAATCATCCGCTTGCCCAGAAAGAGGTGATCGTGCCCGAGGAATTTCAGGGATATCGTCTGCTTATCACATCGGCAACTTGTCCATACCGCAGGAAGCTGGAGATGGTATTGCAGGAAAGTGGAAACCTTATGCTGGATACGATGGAGATCGGGAGCATGACAGCATTAAAACATTATGTGGAGAATGGCTTAGGAATCGCGCTGGTCCCTAAAATTATGATTGAACCTGAAACAAGCGGGACTACCGTCAGGATGGTCAGCGGGAGCCTCATATCTATGACCTTCGGGATCTTGTGCAAAGCCTCGGCATATCCGCTGCAACTGGCAAGTGGAAAGCTGTATCAACAGCTCAAACTTGATCTAAAAGAATGA
- a CDS encoding dihydrofolate reductase family protein, whose translation MSRRIILDLAVTLDGYIEGKNGEVDWCIMDPELEFTQFLNQVDTIFYGRKSYDQFGQYIPKVEDSDDDKEIWALVHSKEKYVFSRSQQGTGHEAIFINDHILEEVNKIKQRPGKDIWLYGGASLITTFIQLGLVDEFRLSVHPVVLGEGKPLFADIKERLNLKLAHTRSFSSGLVQLIYHWDGELGAR comes from the coding sequence ATGAGCAGAAGAATCATTTTAGACTTGGCAGTAACTTTGGATGGTTACATTGAAGGGAAGAATGGTGAAGTGGACTGGTGCATTATGGACCCTGAGCTGGAGTTCACTCAATTTTTGAATCAAGTAGATACCATATTTTATGGCAGAAAAAGCTATGACCAATTTGGACAATACATTCCGAAGGTTGAAGATTCAGATGATGACAAAGAAATATGGGCACTGGTCCATAGCAAAGAGAAATATGTGTTCTCCAGATCGCAGCAGGGGACAGGTCATGAAGCTATTTTTATAAACGACCATATTCTCGAAGAAGTAAACAAAATCAAACAGAGACCCGGTAAAGACATCTGGTTATATGGCGGGGCAAGTCTGATTACAACGTTTATCCAATTAGGACTTGTGGATGAGTTCAGATTATCGGTACACCCTGTCGTTCTTGGAGAAGGAAAACCGCTGTTTGCGGATATCAAAGAACGGTTGAATTTAAAATTAGCTCATACCCGAAGCTTCTCCTCCGGACTTGTTCAGCTTATATACCATTGGGATGGTGAGCTTGGTGCACGCTAA
- a CDS encoding YdhK family protein: MKKGMFILAAALVVVISGCGNTANNEKQASDTSSKAASSMNHSEMEHENMTSEVPEGLKEAANPEYKVGDQVIITEGHMDGMKGAAATIVGAYETNVYAVSYTPTTGGNPVTNHKWVIQQELQDAGDELYAPGTEVVLNADHMPGMKGAAATVDTGERTTVYMVDYTPATGGDPVRNHKWVTGDELKAK, translated from the coding sequence ATGAAAAAAGGTATGTTCATTTTAGCTGCAGCGCTGGTGGTCGTCATCAGCGGCTGTGGAAATACCGCAAATAACGAAAAGCAGGCGTCTGATACATCCAGTAAGGCTGCATCCAGCATGAATCATTCGGAGATGGAACATGAGAATATGACCAGTGAGGTACCTGAAGGACTAAAGGAAGCCGCTAATCCGGAGTATAAGGTCGGCGATCAAGTCATCATTACTGAGGGACATATGGATGGGATGAAAGGTGCTGCCGCAACCATTGTAGGAGCTTATGAGACTAATGTCTACGCGGTATCGTATACACCCACAACTGGAGGGAATCCGGTTACCAATCATAAATGGGTTATTCAGCAGGAGTTACAAGATGCAGGAGACGAGCTTTATGCACCCGGCACAGAAGTGGTGCTTAACGCGGATCATATGCCCGGTATGAAAGGGGCGGCCGCAACAGTAGACACAGGTGAGCGGACAACCGTATACATGGTTGACTATACTCCGGCAACAGGCGGAGATCCGGTAAGAAACCATAAGTGGGTAACCGGTGATGAGTTAAAGGCGAAGTGA
- a CDS encoding DUF2933 domain-containing protein, with amino-acid sequence MEWSTLLVLVCPVMMIVMMFTMKGGHPHSSHNHRVAADSLQDQLVDVKADNERISKELQSLKK; translated from the coding sequence ATGGAATGGTCTACACTACTCGTACTGGTATGTCCTGTCATGATGATTGTCATGATGTTTACAATGAAAGGGGGACACCCGCACAGCTCCCATAATCATCGTGTTGCAGCTGACAGCCTGCAAGACCAGCTGGTTGATGTGAAAGCAGACAATGAACGAATCAGCAAAGAGCTGCAGAGCTTAAAAAAATAA
- a CDS encoding ABC transporter ATP-binding protein — protein sequence MIRVEELSYTYPGQDSPVLKGLNFNIRKGEIFGFLGPSGAGKSTTQNILIGKLKEYNGSATVLDQEVKSVGPEYFERVGVAFEFPNFYNRFTALENLRHFGSLYRAHCSDPMDLLQQVGLKDAAHMKVGDYSKGMKMRLNYCRAVQNNPDVLFLDEPTSGLDPVNADMLKKLIKQRKDAGTTVILTTHNMQAAELLCDRVAFIVNGVIKLIDSPKNLMLRNGERKLRIEYQVQGAKTTAEFPLTAIGDNPDFLSIIRSHPIVTMHSLEATLDQIFMDVTGESLV from the coding sequence ATGATTAGAGTCGAGGAACTATCTTACACCTATCCAGGTCAAGACAGTCCTGTTTTAAAAGGACTCAATTTCAACATCAGGAAAGGAGAAATTTTCGGTTTTTTAGGTCCATCCGGTGCCGGGAAAAGCACGACACAAAATATATTGATTGGCAAGCTGAAAGAATATAATGGTTCTGCTACCGTTTTAGATCAAGAAGTGAAATCGGTGGGTCCTGAATATTTTGAACGAGTCGGGGTTGCATTTGAATTTCCCAACTTCTATAACCGTTTTACCGCCCTGGAGAATCTAAGACATTTCGGATCACTTTACCGCGCTCATTGTTCAGACCCTATGGATTTACTCCAGCAAGTAGGTTTGAAGGATGCGGCGCATATGAAAGTTGGGGATTACTCAAAAGGAATGAAGATGAGACTGAATTATTGCCGTGCTGTGCAGAATAATCCGGACGTCTTATTTCTGGATGAACCGACCTCCGGGCTGGATCCTGTCAATGCCGATATGCTTAAAAAACTTATTAAGCAGCGTAAAGACGCCGGGACGACAGTCATTCTGACCACCCATAACATGCAGGCAGCCGAGCTATTATGCGACAGAGTAGCTTTTATCGTAAATGGTGTAATCAAGTTAATTGATTCCCCCAAGAATCTGATGCTGCGAAACGGAGAACGCAAACTCAGAATTGAATATCAGGTGCAAGGAGCAAAGACAACAGCAGAATTCCCTTTAACTGCTATTGGAGATAACCCTGATTTCCTCTCGATTATCCGTTCTCATCCCATTGTCACCATGCATTCCTTAGAGGCTACCTTGGATCAAATCTTTATGGATGTTACGGGGGAAAGCCTGGTATGA